The following coding sequences lie in one Marinihelvus fidelis genomic window:
- a CDS encoding VWA domain-containing protein: MDILGLHFIRPAWLLALPLAGLLPWAWRRWRRPSGDWARVCDPHLLRWLAVGETNGSRRRGLGAWLAGLALALSVLALSGPSWQRLPDIGFSATDARVIVVDLSQSMLAQDLRPDRLTRARFRLSDLLAAIEEGQVGLVAYAGDAYVVSPLTSDTNTVINMLPALRPDVVPVAGSRADLALEMAAELLQRSGLGQGEVLLVTDSADARAVDAAGELRDQGMITSVLAVGTPEGAPIPSGSGFLGDASGNIVIATLEDANLRALARAGGGRYSLVGDAVEGSPWARDEGEAFARRDDGAGARWRDFGPWLLLGLLPLAALGFRRGALFSHATVAGLAGSLAVASLAVPSIAEAGLWDDLWQRRDQQAQQALAQGESDRAAVLARDPAIAAEARYRAGDHAAAATAWSSLEDADAQYNLGNALAQQGRLDEAIAAYDRALAMNPDLDDALYNRALVEQAAEQQKQDADQGEGEGEQDQGEPQASDEDSESDQQQSGDGEQEAEQGENSESESQEPGQSEPGQEEAMAQAWSEEDEQAMEQWLRRIPDDPGGLLRRKFQIEHQRRGAPPDEGDPW; encoded by the coding sequence TCGCGCCGGCGCGGGTTGGGTGCCTGGCTGGCGGGCCTGGCACTGGCTTTGTCGGTCCTGGCCCTGTCCGGGCCCAGTTGGCAGCGCTTGCCGGATATCGGTTTCAGCGCCACCGACGCGCGCGTCATCGTCGTCGACCTGTCGCAGTCCATGCTGGCGCAGGACCTTCGGCCCGACCGGCTGACGCGGGCGCGGTTCCGCCTTTCCGACCTGCTGGCGGCGATCGAGGAAGGCCAGGTGGGCCTGGTCGCCTACGCCGGCGACGCCTATGTCGTGTCGCCGCTGACCAGCGATACGAACACCGTGATCAACATGCTGCCGGCGCTGCGGCCCGACGTGGTGCCGGTGGCGGGCAGCCGCGCCGACCTGGCGCTGGAAATGGCGGCCGAACTGCTGCAACGCTCCGGCCTTGGCCAGGGTGAGGTGCTGCTGGTCACGGACTCGGCTGACGCACGTGCCGTCGACGCGGCCGGCGAATTGCGCGACCAGGGCATGATCACCTCGGTGCTGGCCGTGGGCACGCCGGAAGGCGCGCCCATCCCCAGCGGCAGCGGGTTCCTGGGCGACGCTTCGGGGAACATCGTCATCGCCACGCTGGAAGACGCCAACCTGCGCGCGCTCGCGCGGGCCGGCGGTGGCCGTTACAGCCTGGTGGGTGACGCGGTCGAAGGCTCGCCCTGGGCCCGCGATGAGGGCGAGGCCTTTGCCCGGCGTGACGATGGCGCCGGCGCCCGCTGGCGGGATTTCGGGCCTTGGCTGTTGCTGGGCCTGCTGCCACTGGCGGCGCTCGGGTTCCGCCGCGGCGCGCTGTTTTCGCATGCCACCGTGGCCGGCCTGGCGGGTAGCCTGGCGGTCGCGTCCCTGGCCGTGCCTTCGATCGCAGAAGCCGGGCTGTGGGACGACCTGTGGCAACGCCGCGACCAGCAGGCGCAGCAGGCGCTGGCGCAGGGTGAGTCTGACAGGGCGGCGGTGCTCGCGCGTGACCCCGCGATTGCCGCCGAGGCCCGCTACCGGGCCGGCGACCATGCCGCGGCGGCCACCGCCTGGTCATCGCTGGAAGACGCCGATGCCCAGTACAACCTGGGGAACGCACTGGCGCAGCAGGGCCGCCTTGACGAGGCCATCGCCGCCTATGACCGCGCCCTGGCCATGAACCCGGATCTGGACGACGCGCTGTACAACCGTGCGCTGGTCGAGCAGGCGGCCGAGCAACAAAAGCAGGACGCCGACCAGGGTGAAGGTGAGGGCGAGCAGGACCAGGGTGAGCCGCAGGCATCCGACGAAGACAGTGAGTCCGATCAGCAACAGTCCGGCGATGGCGAACAGGAAGCCGAGCAGGGCGAGAACAGCGAAAGCGAAAGCCAGGAGCCGGGGCAGTCCGAGCCGGGCCAGGAAGAGGCCATGGCCCAGGCCTGGTCGGAAGAGGACGAGCAGGCCATGGAGCAATGGCTGCGCCGCATTCCGGATGACCCGGGCGGGCTGTTGAGACGCAAATTCCAGATTGAGCACCAGCGCCGCGGTGCGCCACCGGACGAAGGAGATCCATGGTGA
- a CDS encoding BatD family protein, protein MRQTNRNPRWALASLLVWLCCWPALGALAATVEAVLDRDRAVVGETVTLALQTDDSAQSLDADLSALDGDFILLDRRTETRMSITNGRQVTVKRLVVTLEPQRAGTLTIPAMQFPGGASTAPVSLEVTPAPEAAPGEAPPVFIELELEPVEGPYYVHAQIALKVRIFYQQNLTEASVSPPAPDQASVRLLDEVPYTADRNGERYRVLERRYAVFPERSGELVIPSMQLTGRLVERSGDRLWQPTVRGRRVRVESEPLVLDIQPRPPAYSGDHWLPARALSASQQITDADEVHVGEPVTRTVIIDAVGLEEHMLEEPAWPDMPNARIYPDQPQGISRDDGQWVLGHREFRYAVVPEQAGELLLPELRISWWDTANNRQRVAVLPEQRVTVLPSATPVTAPAGPAPGAGERQVGTTIGGHWPWIALGFAVLWLLTLGLWWLRPRGRSAASARPRAAVEDPSRAMNDFQAACRANDAAAARRHLSRWLRHDGPRQAGGRLRTFARRLDEAGEAKLAGQVRALDGSGFQVESDDTWQGESLRKTFEQWYRSGQALGKAPAVAGEGAGAPDLWDSARRD, encoded by the coding sequence GTGAGACAGACGAACCGCAACCCTCGCTGGGCCCTGGCCAGCCTGCTGGTCTGGCTGTGTTGCTGGCCGGCGCTGGGCGCGCTCGCGGCCACCGTCGAGGCCGTACTCGATCGCGATCGCGCCGTGGTGGGTGAGACCGTCACGCTGGCACTGCAGACCGATGACTCGGCGCAGAGCCTGGATGCGGACCTGTCCGCCCTGGACGGAGATTTCATCCTGCTTGACCGGCGAACCGAGACCCGCATGTCGATCACCAATGGCCGGCAGGTCACGGTCAAGCGGCTGGTGGTGACGCTGGAACCGCAACGCGCCGGCACCCTGACCATCCCGGCAATGCAGTTCCCCGGGGGGGCGAGCACGGCGCCGGTGAGCCTGGAAGTCACACCGGCTCCCGAAGCCGCGCCGGGCGAAGCGCCGCCGGTGTTTATCGAACTGGAACTGGAGCCTGTCGAGGGCCCCTATTACGTGCACGCGCAGATTGCGCTGAAGGTTCGTATTTTCTACCAGCAGAACCTGACCGAGGCATCGGTCAGCCCGCCGGCGCCGGACCAGGCCTCGGTGCGACTGCTGGACGAGGTGCCCTACACCGCGGACCGTAACGGCGAGCGCTACCGGGTGCTGGAGCGCCGTTACGCGGTGTTCCCGGAGCGTTCCGGTGAACTGGTCATTCCGTCGATGCAGCTGACCGGGCGCCTGGTCGAGCGGTCCGGTGACCGGCTCTGGCAGCCGACGGTCCGCGGCCGCCGGGTCCGCGTCGAGAGCGAGCCGCTGGTGCTGGACATCCAGCCAAGGCCGCCGGCTTACAGTGGCGATCACTGGCTGCCGGCCCGGGCGCTGAGCGCCAGCCAGCAGATCACCGATGCTGACGAGGTGCACGTGGGCGAGCCGGTGACCCGCACCGTCATCATCGACGCCGTGGGCCTGGAAGAGCACATGCTGGAAGAGCCGGCATGGCCGGACATGCCGAATGCGCGGATCTACCCGGACCAGCCGCAGGGCATCAGTCGCGATGATGGCCAGTGGGTGCTGGGACACCGCGAGTTCCGCTATGCCGTCGTGCCCGAGCAGGCCGGCGAGTTGTTGCTGCCGGAACTGCGGATCAGCTGGTGGGATACCGCCAACAACCGCCAACGGGTCGCCGTGCTGCCGGAACAGCGTGTGACGGTCCTGCCGTCCGCCACCCCGGTCACCGCGCCGGCCGGGCCCGCGCCTGGAGCAGGCGAACGCCAGGTCGGCACCACCATCGGTGGCCACTGGCCGTGGATCGCGCTGGGCTTTGCAGTGTTGTGGCTGCTGACACTGGGGCTGTGGTGGCTGCGGCCGCGCGGGCGGTCCGCGGCATCAGCGCGGCCACGCGCTGCCGTTGAAGACCCTTCGCGGGCCATGAATGACTTCCAGGCCGCGTGCAGGGCCAATGATGCTGCGGCCGCACGACGGCACCTGTCACGGTGGCTGCGCCATGATGGCCCCCGCCAGGCGGGTGGGCGATTGCGCACGTTCGCGCGACGGCTTGACGAAGCCGGTGAGGCAAAGCTGGCAGGCCAGGTCAGGGCACTCGATGGAAGCGGGTTCCAGGTGGAGAGCGACGACACCTGGCAGGGCGAGTCCTTACGGAAGACGTTCGAACAATGGTATCGGTCCGGCCAGGCGCTGGGCAAAGCGCCGG